CTCGGGGGGACGACCCACTCAGCCGACCCGGGTGAGGGGTGGGCTGATGGTGGTGGCGCTGCCCGCGGTGTAGAGCGCCGCCGGGCGCCCGCGGCCGCGCTGGACCGTGCGGCCGGTCGGCTTGAGCAGCCCCGGGACCCCGGTCACCTTGCGCTGGAAGTTGCCGGCGTCGAGCTCCTGCTCCCAGACCGCCTCGTAGACCTCGCGCAGGTCGCTGACCGTGAACGCGCGCGGCAGGAAGCGGGTGCCGAACGAGGAGTCCTCGAGCTCACGTCCGGCCAGGGCCAGCGCGTCCTTGAGGATCGTGGCGTGGTCGAAGGCCAGCTTGCGCGGCTTGAGCAGGTCGGCGACCGGGAACCACCGGGCGTCGGTCGCGTCGTCGCCGCCGGCCACCTCGGTGCTCGCGGGGAGCGCGGTGAGCCACGCGAGCGAGACCACCCGGCCGCGCGGGTCGCGCTTGGGGGCGCCGTAGGCCCCGACCTGGTGCAGCTCGAGCGACCTCGGCGAGACGCCGGTCTCCTCGCCCAGCTCACGTGCCGCTGCCTTGTCGAGCGGCTCGTCCTTGTCGACGAACCCACCGGGAAGCGCCCACCGACCCTTGTGGGGCTCGGATCCGCGTCGGACCGCGAGGGCGCACAGCCCGTCGTCGGGCCGCACCGAGAGGGCGACGACGTCGACGGTCATCAACAGCGGCGTGGGCTTCGGCATCTGCCGAGGATAACTTGTCGAAACAACAACGATTCGACGGCGTCGGACCGGGAATGCTCCAGACACACTCGGGGCGGCGAGGAGGCAACCCATGCGCATCGGCAGCGTGATCGTGGTGGTCTGGTTGGTGATCGGCCTGCTGGCGGCGGTCCAGCGTGGCTACTTCGGCGACGGGCGCGAGGTGAGCTGCAAGACCGCGGGCGACACCGTGCTGACCGTCGTCGCCGGGCCGCTCAACTACCTCGGGGTCAACCCCAAGGTGAAGTGCCGCGTGCCGCAGCCCTCGAAGTGATCACCTGGGCGTCGGCTGCACAGCCAGGGTGATGCCGGGCAGCGCCGCGGTCAGCAGCGTGAGCAGCTCCTCGCGCGAGAGGCCGGCCGGGTCCTCCAGCCACGCCATCACCGTCTCCTCGACCAGCGCGCTCCAGCCGCGCACGAGCAGGTGGCCGCGCGGGTCGTCGTACAGCCCGAGGGCGGCGAGCTCCTCGGCGTCGCTGACCTCGAAGATGCGGTCGAGCAGCGCGGTGCGCGACTCCTCGTAGATCTGGTGGAACTCGGCGTCGCCGCTGCGGGCCGCGCGGAGGAACGAGGCGTAGGCCGCGCGGTTGGTGCCCACGAAGCCGACGTAGGCCTCGAGCGAGGCCATCATGCGGGTCATCGGCGTGCCCCCGGTCGGCGGCGCGGTGATCGCGACGACCTCCTCCGACATCCGCCGCAGGACCGCGAGGTGGAAGTCCCGCTTGTCGGAGAAGTAGTGGTAGAGCAGCCCGCGGGAGATGCCGGCGTGCTCGGCCAGCACGTCGATCGACAGGTCGTCCAGGCCCCGCTCGGCGAGCAGCACCATGCCGAGGTCGAGCAGCTGCGCGCGGCGCTCGACGGGGCTGAGGCGGGTCCGGGTCATGTGCGCCATGTTACTGAACTTCGTTCAACAAATCTATTGACGCGCGTTCAACAACTTTCCTACGGTGGGCGCATGGACACGGACCAGACGCTTCCCACCCACGTGCGCACCCTCGTGGTCGGCGCCGGCTTCGGCGGTCTCGCCGTCGCGATCAAGCTGCACGAGCAGGGCCGCAGCGACTTCCTCGTGCTCGAGCGCGGCTCCGACGTGGGCGGCACCTGGCGCGACAACACCTACCCGGGCGCGGCGTGCGACGTGCCGTCGCAGCTGTACTCCTACTCCTTCGCGCTCAACCCCGACTGGTCGCGCTCCTTCTCCCCCCAGCCCGAGATCCAGGCCTACATCCGCAAGGTCGCCACCGAGTCCGGGGTGCTGGACCGGTTCGCGTTCCACACCTCGCTGACCGACGCCACCTGGGACGAGCAGGCCCAGGTCTGGCGGGTCACCACCGACCGCGGCGAGCTGACCGCCG
This genomic window from Nocardioides marmoribigeumensis contains:
- a CDS encoding NUDIX hydrolase, which gives rise to MPKPTPLLMTVDVVALSVRPDDGLCALAVRRGSEPHKGRWALPGGFVDKDEPLDKAAARELGEETGVSPRSLELHQVGAYGAPKRDPRGRVVSLAWLTALPASTEVAGGDDATDARWFPVADLLKPRKLAFDHATILKDALALAGRELEDSSFGTRFLPRAFTVSDLREVYEAVWEQELDAGNFQRKVTGVPGLLKPTGRTVQRGRGRPAALYTAGSATTISPPLTRVG
- a CDS encoding TetR/AcrR family transcriptional regulator, yielding MTRTRLSPVERRAQLLDLGMVLLAERGLDDLSIDVLAEHAGISRGLLYHYFSDKRDFHLAVLRRMSEEVVAITAPPTGGTPMTRMMASLEAYVGFVGTNRAAYASFLRAARSGDAEFHQIYEESRTALLDRIFEVSDAEELAALGLYDDPRGHLLVRGWSALVEETVMAWLEDPAGLSREELLTLLTAALPGITLAVQPTPR